The proteins below come from a single Verrucomicrobiia bacterium genomic window:
- a CDS encoding beta-galactosidase, whose product MTTPRCSALFCAALVAVASLPAGAAAVPTLAPQVLFDFARPFNASLVLTTDAQTTPQTGRALGVETGVKHPYPGITLKAPQERWDLRRYRTVEVEVKNAGTQAVTLNCRVDNPGADGRQNCANGSLRLEPGAAGVLAVPLSTTPWRLSEPLPLIGMRGAPGQEERLDPANVTQILLFVANPKTPHRFEVTQIRATGGVTVLDAKKFIPFIDEFGQFIHADWPGKIHSAAELAQRARAEADELAKLPGPPQWNRYGGYAGGPQLKATGFFRVEKYQGKWWLVDPEGRLFWSHGMDCVTPSSNTPITDREHYFRLLPPPDSPAGRFYGWGGNAPHGYYKDKPRFRTYDFAQANLLLKYGDNWPQAHAEISHRRLRSWGMNTIANWSDAAIYELRRTPYTANLSFRSKPLEGSSGYWSKFPDVFDPEFAQGIRSAMERQRGRAAGDPWCIGFFVHNELSWGDDTSLAVAALQSPPEQAAKRVLLEDLQARYGTIEKLNAAWEARYTSWDDLRQSTNRPNLKAAGADLRAFYTRFAETYFRVIREAVKEVAPNQLYLGCRFAWVNDAAATAAAKYCDVVSYNRYDYSVANHRLPNQLDRPTIIGEFHFGALDRGMFHTGLKPTASQEDRARKYAEYVRGALRNPQIVGTHWFQYRDQATTGRFDGENYQIGFVDICDTPYPETIRACREVGYDLYRIRLAE is encoded by the coding sequence ATGACCACTCCACGCTGTTCGGCTCTCTTTTGTGCGGCCTTGGTGGCGGTTGCGTCCCTGCCTGCCGGGGCCGCGGCTGTGCCCACGCTCGCGCCCCAAGTGCTGTTTGATTTTGCCCGGCCCTTTAATGCCTCGCTCGTATTAACCACCGACGCGCAGACAACTCCGCAGACCGGCCGTGCGCTGGGGGTGGAAACCGGCGTCAAGCATCCGTATCCGGGGATTACGTTGAAGGCCCCGCAGGAGCGCTGGGATTTGCGCCGTTACCGCACGGTGGAGGTGGAGGTGAAAAACGCGGGCACCCAGGCAGTCACCCTCAATTGCCGGGTGGATAATCCGGGGGCGGATGGCCGGCAGAACTGCGCGAATGGCTCGCTGCGGCTGGAGCCGGGTGCCGCAGGGGTTTTGGCGGTGCCATTGAGCACCACGCCGTGGCGGTTGTCGGAGCCGCTGCCGTTGATTGGCATGCGGGGCGCGCCCGGCCAGGAGGAACGCCTTGATCCCGCCAACGTGACGCAGATTTTGCTTTTTGTGGCCAACCCCAAAACGCCGCATCGCTTTGAAGTCACCCAAATCCGGGCCACGGGTGGGGTGACCGTGTTGGACGCCAAAAAGTTCATTCCCTTCATTGATGAGTTTGGCCAGTTCATTCATGCGGACTGGCCCGGCAAGATTCATTCGGCGGCGGAGCTGGCCCAGCGTGCCCGGGCCGAGGCCGACGAGCTGGCGAAACTGCCGGGCCCGCCGCAGTGGAACCGCTATGGCGGATATGCGGGCGGGCCGCAGCTCAAGGCGACGGGCTTTTTTCGGGTGGAAAAGTACCAGGGCAAGTGGTGGCTGGTGGATCCCGAGGGCCGGCTGTTCTGGTCCCATGGCATGGATTGTGTGACGCCCTCGTCCAACACCCCCATCACTGATCGCGAGCACTACTTCCGGCTGTTGCCGCCGCCGGACAGCCCGGCAGGCCGGTTTTATGGGTGGGGCGGCAATGCGCCCCATGGTTATTACAAGGACAAGCCCCGTTTCCGCACCTATGATTTTGCCCAGGCCAATCTGCTCTTGAAATACGGGGACAACTGGCCGCAAGCCCATGCGGAGATCAGCCATCGGCGCCTCCGCAGTTGGGGGATGAACACCATCGCCAATTGGTCCGACGCCGCGATTTATGAGCTGCGCCGCACCCCCTACACGGCCAACCTCAGTTTTCGCTCGAAGCCGCTCGAAGGCTCCTCGGGCTACTGGAGCAAATTCCCCGATGTATTTGATCCGGAGTTCGCCCAGGGGATTCGCTCGGCCATGGAACGGCAGCGCGGTCGCGCCGCCGGGGATCCTTGGTGCATTGGATTCTTTGTGCACAATGAGCTGAGCTGGGGGGATGACACCTCGCTGGCGGTGGCGGCGCTGCAATCCCCGCCCGAGCAGGCCGCCAAACGGGTGTTGCTGGAGGATTTGCAGGCCAGGTATGGCACGATTGAAAAATTAAATGCGGCCTGGGAGGCCCGATACACCTCGTGGGACGACCTGCGCCAGAGCACCAACCGGCCCAATCTCAAGGCGGCCGGGGCGGATTTGCGCGCTTTTTACACCCGTTTTGCCGAGACGTATTTTCGCGTCATCCGCGAGGCTGTGAAGGAGGTGGCGCCGAATCAGTTGTACCTGGGCTGCCGGTTTGCGTGGGTTAACGACGCGGCGGCCACGGCGGCGGCCAAGTATTGCGATGTGGTGAGCTATAATCGGTACGATTACAGCGTGGCCAACCACCGTTTGCCCAACCAACTGGACCGGCCCACGATCATCGGGGAATTCCATTTTGGCGCGCTGGACCGCGGCATGTTTCACACCGGTTTGAAACCCACCGCCAGCCAGGAGGATCGGGCGCGCAAATACGCGGAGTATGTGCGGGGGGCCTTGCGCAATCCGCAAATTGTTGGCACGCATTGGTTCCAATATCGGGATCAGGCCACCACGGGGCGGTTTGATGGGGAAAACTATCAGATAGGTTTTGTGGACATCTGCGACACCCCCTACCCGGAGACCATCCGGGCCTGCCGGGAGGTGGGATATGACCTGTACCGCATCCGGCTGGCGGAATAG
- a CDS encoding ATP-binding protein, translated as MKTLLVVGQLPSLAQAVEAAVDATRYRVVHRTDLAEAAPLLSHGLAEVCLVDADVAEVQGLWQIEKLRQQFPQVAVIVYCSQQPWAFEEEAYLHGVSHVLAKPVRARLLNAVLERVMAENAPAPRPAPVPLAPPPPRPAPPPSSVPPAVPDSVQVRAWQLLRDFSAVLTHSLCAEALMRQFLQFLRENLGINRAAVFLRAPPAVFGQTLAATDREALRSAGSVGLPAGLLDHFQLSLASGVGGFIAKTGRILRKETPEAQQDPETLKELEVLGLQVAVPVMDRDSLLGVAVFDGHLTGESLSNDELELIYHLLGELGLTIRNIWLHEQLAANHAIVSEILQQLNSACVVVGRDLTVLQANKKARSLFQRGGSRTGEFEFSELPQMLGSKVFLALKTGSGVAPFRYHPPERPGAVYSVSITPFYKEDQSQPSAVLLLVDDLTETEQVQRLERENERLRLLREVSARLSHEIGNALVPLSIHQQLLAEKYDQPEFRASLDQALAEGVRRIVRLVAQMKLMTRERPEQGESIPLESLLNEATQQAQQHCGSRARQVHFEPLAKPVFVQGDRAALRDALAEVLINALQANPQNPEVWIRARLESAGAEGPWVNIEVRDNGAGFTPEALARLNEPFFSTRTTGLGLGLTVCRRVIEGHRGRLEVPVESESPGGCVRIKLPLMTN; from the coding sequence ATGAAGACGCTATTGGTCGTGGGCCAGCTTCCCAGTCTGGCCCAGGCAGTGGAGGCCGCGGTGGATGCCACGCGCTACCGGGTGGTGCATCGAACCGATTTGGCCGAGGCCGCCCCCTTGCTCAGCCATGGGCTGGCGGAGGTGTGCCTGGTGGATGCCGACGTGGCCGAGGTGCAGGGCTTGTGGCAGATCGAAAAGCTGCGCCAGCAGTTTCCCCAGGTGGCGGTCATCGTCTATTGCAGCCAGCAACCATGGGCCTTTGAGGAGGAGGCCTACCTCCATGGTGTTTCCCACGTGCTGGCCAAACCCGTGCGGGCCCGGTTGTTGAATGCCGTCCTTGAGCGCGTGATGGCCGAGAATGCGCCCGCCCCCCGCCCGGCGCCAGTGCCCCTGGCGCCCCCTCCTCCCCGTCCGGCGCCCCCTCCCAGCAGTGTCCCGCCGGCGGTGCCCGACTCGGTGCAGGTGCGGGCGTGGCAGTTGCTGCGCGATTTTTCGGCGGTGTTGACCCATTCCTTGTGCGCTGAGGCCCTGATGCGGCAGTTTCTGCAATTCCTGCGGGAGAACCTGGGCATTAACCGGGCGGCGGTGTTTCTTCGCGCCCCGCCGGCGGTCTTTGGCCAGACGCTGGCCGCCACGGACCGCGAGGCCCTGCGCAGCGCCGGCTCCGTGGGGCTGCCGGCGGGGCTGCTGGATCATTTTCAACTCTCCCTGGCCAGCGGCGTGGGCGGTTTCATCGCCAAAACGGGCCGCATTTTGCGCAAGGAGACGCCCGAAGCGCAGCAGGACCCCGAAACCTTGAAGGAGCTGGAGGTGCTGGGGCTGCAGGTGGCGGTGCCGGTGATGGACCGCGATTCCCTGCTGGGCGTGGCGGTTTTTGACGGGCATCTGACCGGCGAAAGCCTTTCCAATGACGAGCTGGAGCTGATTTATCACCTGCTCGGCGAGCTGGGCCTGACCATCCGCAACATCTGGCTGCACGAGCAACTGGCGGCCAACCATGCCATCGTCAGTGAGATTTTGCAGCAGCTCAACAGCGCCTGCGTGGTGGTGGGCCGTGACCTCACTGTCCTGCAGGCCAACAAAAAGGCGCGCTCGCTCTTCCAGCGCGGCGGCTCGCGCACGGGCGAGTTTGAATTCAGCGAGCTGCCCCAGATGCTGGGCAGCAAGGTGTTTCTGGCGCTCAAGACCGGCTCCGGGGTGGCCCCCTTCCGGTATCATCCGCCGGAGCGGCCCGGGGCGGTGTACAGCGTCAGCATCACGCCCTTCTACAAGGAAGACCAGTCCCAGCCCAGCGCCGTGCTGCTGCTGGTGGATGACCTGACCGAAACCGAGCAGGTGCAGCGCCTGGAGCGCGAGAATGAGCGGCTGCGCCTCCTGCGGGAGGTCTCGGCGCGGTTGTCCCACGAAATTGGCAACGCCCTGGTGCCGCTGTCCATTCACCAGCAACTCCTGGCCGAGAAATATGATCAGCCGGAGTTTCGGGCCTCGCTGGACCAGGCCCTGGCTGAAGGAGTGCGGCGCATCGTCCGGCTGGTGGCGCAGATGAAGCTCATGACCCGCGAGCGGCCGGAGCAGGGCGAGTCCATTCCCCTGGAGTCCCTGCTCAATGAAGCCACGCAGCAGGCGCAACAACATTGCGGCAGCCGGGCCCGCCAGGTCCACTTTGAGCCGCTGGCCAAACCGGTTTTTGTGCAGGGCGACCGCGCGGCCTTGCGGGATGCGCTGGCTGAAGTGCTCATCAACGCCCTCCAGGCCAACCCCCAAAACCCGGAAGTCTGGATTCGTGCCCGCCTGGAATCGGCGGGCGCTGAAGGCCCCTGGGTGAACATCGAAGTGCGCGACAACGGCGCCGGTTTTACGCCGGAAGCTCTGGCGCGGTTGAACGAGCCTTTCTTCTCCACCCGCACCACCGGCCTGGGCCTGGGGCTGACCGTCTGCCGGCGGGTCATTGAGGGCCATCGCGGGCGCCTGGAAGTGCCGGTGGAAAGTGAATCGCCGGGCGGCTGTGTGCGCATCAAACTGCCTTTGATGACCAATTAA
- a CDS encoding polysaccharide biosynthesis tyrosine autokinase, translated as MSENATAEVRSADSFDTPLMDRINLYFRLRRYIKMLARRWFILLLTVALGVGIAAHRAYNQPKIYRAISKIGIASRVVTPFDNKAAVLVDINSFYDTHLQYLESTKVLERVLAKIRADERLAGMSGPVSASATKGLGFFLITVDATNFLFAQQYALHWAREFMSFKEELTASTVDLSLAETQREIERYERKLEKARQDLLAFQVKHNIASVKETADAAQQRLDKLLDEMTAVQTLRQRLENKSSRDLLKGGMVETRRLPERSTADSSNPTPQSGDTLERLLSESKYAELEFRLLSKEDEVKKYSATLKPQHPFMKNLLAEVDKLKREMQYQLDLIEDKRLARIESLKRDEESYKPLIEDLRKQVFESRNIQNQFDRLKSDENDIKNELESLRRKARALEASNTRGDKELAILEEGIGSPLPISPNRKKIILMGLLLGLAAGCGIIYLLDKLDDRLELAEDIEAELGLPILGQVPLLTGKQSKQRILITQMEEHSMFAESIRVVRSGIMLGVESPQKQLQLITSAVPGDGKTTFSVNYAITLALAGNRVLVVDADLRRGNVNGFFGLERDQGLAEVLGGEVHWLDVVKDTPVAQLKLVTTGRLPGNPGELLIGPITAQFIREARQQFDFIVFDCPPLTAIDDTFALAGHADGLLFVVRAGKTSMRFARNALNAVQQRGARIFGVVLNGITADNPYYYYNYYYHGYYRSRDRKSQSAPAAADVKPGKTMPPPRKGGSAAGAPAPAAETKQG; from the coding sequence ATGAGCGAAAACGCCACCGCGGAAGTCCGCAGCGCGGACAGTTTTGACACGCCCCTGATGGACCGCATCAACCTGTATTTTCGGTTGCGGCGGTACATCAAGATGCTGGCGCGGCGGTGGTTTATTTTGCTGCTCACCGTGGCGCTGGGCGTGGGCATTGCGGCGCACCGGGCCTATAACCAGCCCAAAATCTACCGGGCCATTTCCAAGATTGGCATCGCTTCGCGGGTGGTGACGCCCTTCGACAACAAGGCGGCCGTGCTGGTGGACATCAACAGTTTCTACGACACCCACCTGCAATACCTCGAAAGCACCAAGGTGCTGGAGCGGGTGCTGGCCAAAATCCGCGCCGATGAACGTCTGGCCGGCATGAGCGGCCCGGTGAGTGCCAGCGCCACCAAGGGATTGGGCTTCTTCCTGATCACCGTGGATGCCACCAACTTCCTGTTTGCCCAGCAGTACGCCCTGCACTGGGCGCGGGAATTCATGAGCTTCAAGGAGGAGCTGACCGCCAGCACGGTGGATTTGAGTCTGGCCGAGACCCAGCGGGAAATTGAGCGCTACGAGCGCAAGCTGGAGAAAGCCCGCCAGGACCTGCTGGCCTTCCAGGTCAAGCACAACATCGCCAGCGTCAAGGAGACCGCCGACGCCGCCCAGCAGCGACTGGACAAGCTGCTGGACGAAATGACGGCCGTCCAAACCCTCCGCCAGCGCCTGGAGAACAAGTCCAGCCGGGATTTGTTGAAGGGCGGCATGGTGGAAACGCGCCGCCTGCCCGAGCGCTCGACGGCCGACTCCTCCAACCCCACCCCGCAAAGCGGCGACACGTTGGAGCGGTTGTTGAGCGAAAGCAAATACGCCGAGCTGGAATTCCGGCTCCTGAGCAAGGAGGACGAGGTTAAAAAGTACTCCGCCACCCTCAAGCCGCAGCATCCCTTCATGAAAAACCTGCTGGCGGAGGTGGACAAGCTCAAGCGCGAGATGCAGTACCAGTTGGATTTGATTGAAGACAAACGCCTCGCTCGCATCGAGTCGCTCAAGCGCGACGAGGAAAGTTACAAGCCCTTGATTGAAGACCTGCGCAAGCAGGTGTTTGAGTCGCGCAACATCCAGAACCAATTTGACCGGCTCAAGAGCGACGAAAACGACATCAAGAATGAACTGGAAAGCCTGCGGCGCAAGGCGCGCGCCCTTGAGGCCAGCAATACGCGGGGCGACAAGGAGCTGGCCATCCTGGAAGAAGGCATTGGCTCGCCCCTGCCCATCAGCCCCAACCGGAAGAAAATCATTCTCATGGGGCTGCTGCTGGGGCTGGCGGCCGGCTGCGGCATCATCTACTTGCTGGACAAACTGGATGACCGGCTGGAACTGGCCGAGGACATTGAGGCCGAGCTGGGGCTGCCCATCTTGGGGCAGGTGCCGCTGCTGACGGGCAAACAGTCCAAACAGCGCATTCTCATTACTCAGATGGAGGAGCACAGCATGTTTGCGGAATCCATCCGCGTGGTGCGCTCGGGCATCATGCTCGGAGTGGAAAGCCCGCAAAAACAGTTGCAACTCATCACCAGCGCCGTGCCGGGCGACGGGAAGACCACCTTCTCGGTCAATTATGCCATCACCCTCGCGCTGGCGGGCAACCGCGTGCTCGTGGTGGATGCGGATTTGCGCCGTGGCAACGTCAACGGCTTCTTTGGACTGGAGCGCGACCAGGGGCTGGCCGAGGTGCTGGGGGGCGAGGTGCACTGGCTGGATGTGGTCAAGGACACCCCCGTGGCCCAGCTCAAACTGGTGACCACCGGCCGGCTGCCCGGCAACCCCGGCGAGCTGCTCATTGGCCCCATCACCGCCCAATTTATCCGCGAAGCCCGGCAGCAATTTGACTTCATCGTATTCGACTGCCCGCCGCTGACCGCGATTGACGACACCTTCGCCCTGGCGGGCCATGCCGACGGCCTGTTGTTTGTGGTGCGGGCGGGCAAGACCTCCATGCGTTTCGCGCGCAACGCTCTCAACGCGGTGCAGCAGCGGGGTGCCCGCATCTTCGGCGTGGTGTTGAACGGCATCACGGCCGACAACCCTTACTACTATTACAATTATTATTATCACGGCTACTACCGCAGCCGTGACCGCAAGTCGCAATCGGCTCCCGCAGCCGCGGACGTCAAACCCGGCAAAACCATGCCCCCGCCGCGCAAAGGGGGAAGTGCTGCCGGCGCGCCGGCGCCCGCCGCAGAAACCAAACAAGGTTAA
- a CDS encoding arabinose isomerase codes for MPAQHPAHPLKVGLFGIGLEAYWPQFKGLKRRLLGYLRVVEQRLQRPGVELVSLGLVDTPEKALAAGHQFRQADVDLIFLYVTTYALSSTVLPVVRRARVPVIVLNLQPGDALDYAWFNQLGDRTRMTGEWLAWCSACPVPELANVFTRAGIRFHQVTGRLEGDELVARELEEWLEAARVAHVMAHNRVGLMGHYYGGMLDIASDLTTHCACFGNHFEHLEVDELSALRRAVTARQIRRRVAEFHAHFDIEPDCPAAELERAARTSVALDQLVARHRLGALAYYYMGTGNAENEDAISSIILGNSLLTARGVPVAGEYEIKNVQAMKILDTLGAGGSFTEYYAVDYRDEVVLMGHDGPGHIAIAEGKTKVRPLRVYHGKVGRGLSVEMSVRHGPVTLLSVVEAGPGRLKLLVAEGESVPGPILEIGNTNSRYRFPLGARGFMEAWNAHGPAHHCAVGVGHLAGKLDKLGRLLDLEVARVC; via the coding sequence ATGCCAGCCCAGCACCCTGCCCACCCGCTCAAAGTCGGCCTGTTTGGCATTGGCTTGGAGGCCTACTGGCCGCAGTTCAAAGGCTTGAAACGCCGCCTGCTCGGTTATCTGCGGGTGGTCGAACAGCGGCTCCAGCGGCCCGGGGTGGAGCTGGTGTCGCTGGGGCTGGTGGATACGCCGGAAAAGGCCTTGGCTGCAGGACACCAGTTTCGCCAGGCCGATGTGGACTTGATTTTCCTCTACGTCACCACCTATGCCCTTTCGTCCACCGTCCTGCCCGTGGTGCGGCGCGCGCGGGTGCCGGTGATTGTGTTGAACCTTCAGCCGGGGGACGCCCTGGATTATGCCTGGTTCAATCAACTGGGAGATCGCACCCGCATGACCGGCGAATGGCTGGCGTGGTGTTCGGCCTGTCCTGTGCCCGAGCTGGCCAATGTCTTCACCCGGGCCGGCATTCGTTTTCACCAGGTCACGGGCCGGCTCGAAGGGGATGAGCTGGTGGCGCGGGAGTTGGAGGAATGGCTTGAGGCCGCGCGCGTGGCGCACGTGATGGCCCACAATCGCGTGGGGTTGATGGGCCATTATTATGGCGGCATGCTGGACATCGCCTCGGATTTGACCACGCATTGCGCCTGTTTTGGCAATCATTTCGAGCACCTGGAGGTGGACGAACTGAGCGCCCTGCGCCGCGCGGTCACCGCCCGGCAAATCCGGCGCCGCGTGGCCGAGTTTCACGCGCACTTTGACATTGAACCTGATTGTCCCGCCGCCGAGCTGGAGCGCGCGGCGCGGACCTCCGTGGCCCTGGATCAACTGGTGGCGCGGCATCGTTTGGGCGCGCTGGCCTATTACTACATGGGCACCGGCAACGCCGAAAACGAGGACGCCATCAGTTCCATCATCCTGGGCAATTCCCTCCTCACCGCCCGCGGCGTGCCGGTGGCCGGGGAATATGAAATCAAAAACGTGCAGGCCATGAAGATCCTGGACACCCTGGGCGCGGGCGGGTCGTTCACCGAATATTACGCGGTGGATTACCGCGATGAGGTGGTGCTGATGGGCCACGACGGGCCCGGCCATATTGCCATTGCCGAGGGCAAAACCAAAGTGCGCCCCCTGCGTGTCTATCACGGCAAGGTGGGCCGCGGCCTTTCCGTGGAAATGAGCGTGCGCCACGGGCCGGTGACGTTGCTCTCGGTGGTGGAAGCGGGTCCCGGCCGCTTGAAGCTCCTGGTGGCTGAGGGCGAATCTGTGCCGGGGCCCATCCTGGAAATCGGCAACACCAACAGCCGTTACCGCTTTCCCCTGGGTGCCCGCGGCTTCATGGAAGCCTGGAATGCGCACGGCCCGGCCCATCATTG